The sequence ACATAGGTGGTAGTGGTGATTATTCAGTATGTAGGATCCATACTAGTATCCCTGGTGCTGGGAACAGTAGTGGGGGATGGGAGCGatggggggaaaggaaagagaagaacagGGAGGAGGGACTTTGTTCCTGTTGCTGATTCTTATTTTGTTGACTAACACCCATCCTCATTACTCCTCAGTcatcccttctcctcctccctcacccccaagtCTTCCTCCCTgcggccctcccccacctccagttGATCATGGCATCAGAAGCAGAGAAAACGTTCCAGCGGTTTGCTGTCTTTGGAGAATCATCAAGCAGTGGCACTGAAATGAACAATAAGAACTTCTCCAAGCTATGCAAAGACTGTGGCATCATGGATGGCAAGATAGTCACCTCCACTGATGTGGACATCGTATTCAGCAAAGTCAAGTAAGGGGCCAGAGATGGGGGCCAGGCACACAAGGCAGTGGGACCTAGAAAGGTTCATGTGGGAGGACACAATAATGGGtctactgagcacctgctgggtACCTGGTCCTGTGCTGTTCCCTGTCCCAGGACCCTCAGTGTCAAGAGACCAAATCTCAGTCAGGGAAGGGTTGGGCCTTGGAAGGTTATGAATTCATGTTCCAGAGTTCCTGGATTTCTGTCTGACTGACCAGAGCCAAGAATGTCAGAACCATCACATTTCAGCAGTTCCAGGAAGCAATGAAGGAGCTGGGCCAGAAACGATTCAAAGACAAGAAGCCAGATGAAGCTCTGGAAAACATTTATAAACTCATGGAAGGCAAGGATCCAGCTACCACTGGTGTTACTGTGAGTGACATTCTTCATCCCTAACCCTTGACTCTACTTCTCTAAATCCCTGCTGCTCCtatctcccttcccccttccaatGTCCCTAACCTCTGTCATTAGTAATACTGTAGGGAGACAAGGCAGAAAGTCTCTGGGGCACTGTTGGGATTGGAACAGACTTTAGAGATCATCTAGTAATTTCAGGGATGAAGAGACTGTGGCTGAGAGAAGGGTCCAcatctattttaataataaagttaagCCTTGTTTCCAAGTGTCCAGAGGGCTCTGGGGGAACACTGAGTGCAAAGGACTTGGTATCTgatccccactcctcctcccacTCTTGTATAAGATGTAATatctgccctcctgcctcccacccaccGTCTGTTCTCTATTTGTCCCCTCtctgtttatgtttatttgattttgaaagagagagagagagagagggagagagagactatgataggggaggggcacagagagagggagatacagaatccaaagcaggctccaggctctgagctctcagcacagagtccaatgcagggctctaactcacaaactgtgagatcatgacctgagccaaaataggacgcttaatggactgagccacccaggtgccccctgtcccCTCTCTATTTAAAGCCCCTTCTATTCTAGGTTTCAAATAGGGCCCTCCCACTTGGAGGGACCTTGCGTATTGGGTCTGGGGTTGAAGTCCTCTGGCTGCAGTCTGGTCAAAATAGCTCCTCTGGAAGCAGAAAACTCCATACACACCCCATTCATTCCCAGACACCAGACTCCTCCACCCTCGTGAGTGGATGGCTCTTGCCATGTTCCTACCCATGGCTGCATCTGGGCCCTAAAGAAAGCAGCCCCATGCCAACAGTATAATAGAGCACTGGGTCCTAGCAGAACCAAAGTCCATCTTTAGAGAAGGGGTGTGACAgccaaggggaagagagaaggatcAGACCCATCATCCTCTGGCTTGCAGAAGGCAACAACAGTGGGTGGAGTGAGCCGGCTGACAGACACCAGCAAGTACACCGGCACCCACAAGGAGCGCTTTGACGAGCGTGGCAAAGGCAAAGGCATCACAGGACGGGAAGAGATGACCGACAAGTCAGGCTATGTGAGTGGCTATAAGGGTGCTGGCACCTATGATAAGAAGAGCAGCAAATGAGAAGTAGCCTCAACAACTAGGGTCAGTTAGTCCTCGACCCAGCATCTTACACACCTCGGAGGAGCATAGGGAACAATAAACACCTGTGTGTGCATCAGCCAATGAGCTCTGTCTTTCCTTCAGGGAGAGGGATAGATAGACCCactggtgcagagagagagaagagaagacccCAGGAGTCAGGGTTTTGAGTTCTGCACCCTTTCTCTAGTTAACCTCATGCCTCCCAGCCCTAGGTTAGCATTCCCCTCTACAACTGCGTCTAAGAACAGAGCTGAGGAATATATTTGGGGATAAGAGATAAACCAGGTGTGGAGACAAAAGCATTTGCTCCTTGCACTCATACATTTCTGGTATCCACCCTTCTTATCTCCCAAAGGGAAGTAGCAATTCCCGATTGGACCTAGTATGACCCAGATACCACTTGTTAgacccctccctgtccctccacctccctcccctgttGCAGCCCAGGTGGTGTTG comes from Panthera tigris isolate Pti1 chromosome B3, P.tigris_Pti1_mat1.1, whole genome shotgun sequence and encodes:
- the TPPP2 gene encoding tubulin polymerization-promoting protein family member 2 isoform X2 yields the protein MASEAEKTFQRFAVFGESSSSGTEMNNKNFSKLCKDCGIMDGKIVTSTDVDIVFSKVKAKNVRTITFQQFQEAMKELGQKRFKDKKPDEALENIYKLMEGKDPATTGVTKATTVGGVSRLTDTSKYTGTHKERFDERGKGKGITGREEMTDKSGYVSGYKGAGTYDKKSSK
- the TPPP2 gene encoding tubulin polymerization-promoting protein family member 2 isoform X1, with the translated sequence MASEAEKTFQRFAVFGESSSSGTEMNNKNFSKLCKDCGIMDGKIVTSTDVDIVFSKVKAKNVRTITFQQFQEAMKELGQKRFKDKKPDEALENIYKLMEGKDPATTGVTVSNRALPLGGTLRIGSGVEVLWLQSGQNSSSGSRKLHTHPIHSQTPDSSTLVSGWLLPCSYPWLHLGPKESSPMPTV